Proteins encoded within one genomic window of Streptomyces kaniharaensis:
- a CDS encoding helix-turn-helix transcriptional regulator gives MSLTTAAAQAPAAPVTRAATTPADARRRDLAAFLRSRRERISPDQVGLPPTGRRRTPGLRREEVAQLAAVGVTWYTWLEQGRDIQVSAQVLDAVSRALLLDRSERAHLFTLAGADDPVPVVECPSVTPSVRLVLDRMAPYPAGVINARYDVLAYNAQYTGIVGDLAALPPEDRNLMWLAFTPSRFREVLVDYEGERDVMVARFRAGMADHSAEPAWKTLLARLRRASPDFEAAWQRHDVMRPGNGLKRFRVPGVGLLHCDYTNFWLGPSLGTRMITYTPRDERTRELMNLLPDRL, from the coding sequence ATGAGCCTGACGACCGCTGCCGCACAAGCCCCCGCCGCACCCGTCACGAGAGCCGCCACCACCCCCGCCGACGCCCGCCGCCGCGACCTGGCCGCCTTCCTCCGCAGCCGCCGCGAGCGCATCTCGCCCGACCAGGTGGGCCTGCCGCCGACCGGCCGCCGCCGGACGCCGGGGCTGCGCCGCGAGGAGGTCGCACAGCTCGCCGCGGTCGGGGTGACCTGGTACACGTGGCTGGAGCAGGGGCGGGACATCCAGGTGTCCGCGCAGGTGCTGGACGCCGTCTCGCGCGCGCTGCTACTGGACCGGAGCGAGCGCGCGCACCTGTTCACGCTGGCCGGTGCGGACGATCCGGTGCCGGTGGTGGAGTGCCCGTCGGTGACGCCGAGCGTGCGCCTGGTGCTGGACCGGATGGCGCCGTACCCGGCCGGGGTGATCAACGCCCGGTACGACGTGCTGGCGTACAACGCGCAGTACACGGGGATCGTGGGCGACCTCGCCGCGCTGCCGCCGGAGGACCGGAACCTGATGTGGCTGGCGTTCACGCCCTCGCGCTTTCGCGAGGTGCTCGTCGACTACGAGGGGGAACGCGACGTGATGGTGGCCCGGTTCCGCGCGGGGATGGCCGACCACAGTGCGGAGCCGGCCTGGAAGACGCTGCTCGCCCGGCTGCGCAGGGCCTCGCCGGACTTCGAGGCGGCCTGGCAGCGGCACGACGTGATGCGTCCGGGCAACGGGCTCAAGCGGTTCCGCGTGCCGGGCGTCGGGCTGCTGCACTGCGACTACACCAACTTCTGGCTGGGGCCGAGCCTCGGGACGCGGATGATCACCTACACCCCGCGCGACGAGCGGACCCGCGAGCTGATGAACCTTCTGCCCGACAGGCTCTAA